Genomic window (Rossellomorea aquimaris):
CCCAGCATCACGAGTGATCCGAAAAAACCTAAGCATGTAACAGATCCCCGGAAAACAGCAAAAGCTCTGGCACCATACCTTGATATGGAGGAGAGCAAAATATATGACCGCCTTAATCAAGAAGGGCCATATCAGGTGGAATTTGGTTCTGCAGGTAGAGATCTATCTCATCAAATGATGCTCGAGATTAAAGAAGAAAACATACCTGGAATCACATTCAGGAAAGAAGCAAAGCGATTTTATCCAAATGGCTCATTCGCACCTCATCTTATTGGTTTTGCACAAAAATCCACTGCGGATAACGGTGATTCCAAAACAGTAGGGAAAATGGGTGTGGAAGCAAGCTTTGATGATGTGTTAAGTGGCAAGGACGGTTCGGTGGAATACAAAAGTGATGTTTGGGGATATTTATTGCCAAATGCAGATGAACATGTAACATCACCACAAGATGGAAATGATATTTACCTTACAATCGACAAAAAAGTTCAAACATTCTTAGAAGAAGCCATGAATGAAGTGCAAAAGAAATATAAACCAAAGAAAATGTTTGCAATCGTATCAGATCCAAAAACAGGTAAGATTTTAGCGATGTCACAAAGACCTACCTTTCACCCTGGTACGAGGGAAGGTTTACTTGACAATTGGACAAACTTCATTGTGGAGGAAACGATTGAGCCTGGTTCGACTATGAAAGCTTTTTCATTGGCTGCGGCTGTAAATGAAGGGAAATTCAACCCGAATGAAGCCTATGAATCTGGTAAATATTATGTTGATAATGTTCCTAATCCTATCAGGGACCATAATGGTGGAGAAGGCTGGGGGACGATTTCTTATTTAGAAGGGGTTCAAAGATCTTCTAATGTGGCATTTGCGAATTTATTGGACAAAATAGGTTTTAAAAAGTTCGAAGGGTATTTAAATAGTTTTGGATTTGGTGAACCTACAGGTGTGGGATTACCACATGAAGCTTCTGGATCTATCCTTTATCATTACCCAATTGAAAAATACACCACGATTTTTGGGCAAGGTACAACCGTTACCCCGCTTCAAATGATTCAAGCGGAGTCTGCCATTGCGAACGACGGAAAAATGATGCAGCCCTATGTTATCTCAAAAATTGTAGATCCAAATACGAAGAAAGTGGTTGAAGAAACAAAACCAAAAGTTGCTGGAAATCCAATTTCGAAAGAGTCGGCTGAAAAAGTGAGGGAATATCTGGAAACAACTGTAACTTCCGATGAAGGCACAGGGACCCGTTTTGCTATCGAAGGCTATCGCGTTGCAGGTAAATCAGGCACTGCGCAAATCCCTGATCCTGAAACAGGGAGGTATATGTACGGGAAAGAAAAGTATCTATTTTCATTCATGGGTATGGCACCGGCCGATGACCCTCAGCTAATCGTCTATGTGGGTATTCAACAACCCGAATTAGAACCGACTGAAATCGGTTCGGATCCTGTAGCAGCTGTTTTCAATCCTGTCATGCAGAATAGCTTGAAATACTTAAATATTAAACCTCAGGAAAAAGTGAGTTTGAAAAAACAGTCTCTTCCTGATACGAAAGAAATGAGTGTGGAAGAAGCTAAAAAAGAGCTGGAAAAAGCAGGGGCTACACCAGTTGTTGTAGGAAATGGATCGAGTGTTATCAAGCAGCTGCCCCAAGCTGGCAATACGATTCTTGAAGGGGAAAGAGTTGTAATCAAAACCGATGGAGACACCACGATTCCGGATATGAAGGGATGGTCTGTAAGGGATGTCTTTAAAGTGGCAAATCTTGCAGGTCTGAAAATAAATATGGTTGGAAACGGCTATGCTGTCAGTCAAAATATTCAACCGGGGGTTCCTGTGGAAAAAGGAGAGCCTCTAGTGGTTAATTTTAGTACTCCGGAAGAAAAAGTACAGCAAGATGAAGAAGAGAATACGGAAGAACCACCGCTGAACTAAATAAATAGGGCTGACTTATGTATGTGACTGACTCGAGAGCACCTGGATCGATTTCTTTTGAACCGATTTAGGTATGAGTGCCATTCACATTGAAGTCGCCCTTTTCTTATGGGAACAATCGATAAAATTGACGTGAATGATTACGCCTCCCTCATCCTTTCATGGATTTCAAACATACCCAAATAAGTCCAAGCATATAATGGAACGAGCCATAGAAGGGGAGGTTCCATTAGTGAAAAGAGTATCCAATGTAACGGTAAGGAAAAGGTTAGCGGTAGCGCTTGTAGTAGGAGTCCTGATTTTCTCCATTATTGATATAAGGCTGGGATATGTTCAGTTTTTTAAAGGGGACTGGCTTACAAGTTTAGCAAAGGACTCCTGGAGTCGAAATATCCCATTTCAACCGGAGAGAGGGAAAATAGTAGACCGAAACGGGGTAGAACTGGCTGGTAACCAAAGTGCCCCGACGATATTTGTCGTTCCTAGACAAATCACAGACCCTCAGGGAACAGCGGATAAACTGGCGGCTGTTCTTAATATTTCAGTAGAATCTGCATATAAATATGTTACACAGAGTGCCAATATGGTGTTGATTAAAGAAGCGAGAAAGATCTCATATGAAAAAGCAAAAGAGGTCAGGGACCTAAATATAAAAGGTGTTTACTTAGGCGAAGACTCTAAACGTTATTATCCATACGGCAGTTATTTATCCCATGTGCTTGGCTTCTCGGGAATTGATAATCAAGGGCTGATGGGACTTGAATTGTCATATGATGAGGAACTTAGTGGGGATAAAGGGTATGTTAAATTTTTCTCCGACGCAAAAGGAAAACGAATGCCCGATATGGCAGATGACTTTGAAAAACCGGAAAACGGCCTGGATTTAAAGCTTACGATTGATACGAAAGTCCAAACCATCGTGGAGCGTGAATTGGATATTGCTCAAGCGACTTACAACCCCGATGGAATTATCGCCATTGCCATGAACCCTAAAAATGGCGAGATATTGGCGATGTCAAGCAGGCCGACTTTTGACCCGGCGAATTTCCGGAATGTGCCTCAGGAAATCTATAACCGGAATTTACCGATTTGGAGCACCTATGAACCTGGTTCAACGTTTAAAATCATTACTCTCGCTGCAGCCCTGGAGGAAAATAAGGTGGATCTTTACAAAGAAAAATTCCATGATCCCGGTCATGTTGAAGTTGCCGGATCCACCCTTCATTGTTGGAAGAGGGGAGGACATGGAACCCAAACTTTTTTGGAAGTGGTCCAAAATTCATGTAACCCGGGATTTGTCGAGTTAGGTGAGAGATTAGGGAAAGAAAAGCTATTCAGCTACATTCATGATTTTGGCTTTGGACAAAAGACCGGCATTGATCTTCAAGGAGAGGGAAAGGGGATCCTCTTTAATATTGATCGAGTCGGTCCTGTAGAACAAGCTACAACCGCCTTCGGTCAGGGGGTTGCCGTCACGCCGATCCAACAGGTAGCGGCTGTATCAGCAGCCGTCAATGGAGGAATCCTGTATCAACCGTATATCGCTAAGGAGTTGATTGACCCTTCAACTGGAGAAGTGGTGATGAGAAAGACACCTCAAATGAAGAAGAGGGTCATATCGGAAGAAACATCAAAGCAGATTCGTGAAGCATTGGAAAGTGTTGTAGCGAAAGGGAGCGGTAAGAAAGCTTTTGTAGACGGTTATCGGGTTGGCGGGAAAACGGGAACCGCTCAAAAAGCAAAAGATGGTAAATACTTAGAAAACAATCACATCGTTTCTTTTATGGGAATAGCGCCTGCGGATGACCCGGAAATTGTCGTGTACGTGGCTGTCGATAACCCGAAAGGCACCATTCAATTCGGTGGAGTCGTAGCAGCCCCTATTGGAGGAAGTATCATAGGCGATAGTTTAGAAGCAATGGGAGTACCGAAACGTAAAGGTCAAATTGAGAAAGAGATGACGTGGACCGATATTCCATTAATTGAAACCCCTGACTTAGTTGGATTAACGAAAAAAGAGTTGCAGCAGCAGTTGGTGAATCTTAATCTGGACGTAAGTGGAAGTGGAGATAAAGTGGTTAGTCAATCTCCTGATCCTGGAGTGAAGATCAAACAAGGCTCAAAAGTGAGGGTGTATCTTTCGGAATGATATACGGGAAGAAAGTCAACATGATCGTGTATTTGTGATATACTTTTTATTTATGCCGGGGGCTTTATATCCGTAAGGGGGAGCCCCATTTTTCTTTATTCGGTGTGGCAGACTGCCATTTTTTCATAATCATAACGAACTAAGTTAAAAGGTTTATAGCTTTCATACGCATTTTTTTGTAAAATATAAAAAGGTTGCTTTCTACCTGTGAGGAGTTGAAAAGATGAGATTGCACACTTTGCTGGAAGTACTGCCGTTTTTCTCAGTAGAGGGTGAAGGGAATCCAGATATTTCAAACATCGCTAACCACCATAAGAAAGTGAAAAATGGTGATCTATTTATCTGTATTAACGGATTAGAGGTTGATAGCCATTCATTCGCCCCACAGGCAGAGAAGAACGGTGCAGCTGCGATTCTCGCTGAGAGAAGCATAGAAGTAAACGTGCCGGTTATTATCGTTCCGGATACGAAGAAAGCAATGGCCATTCTTGCCGACTATTTTTATAAGCAGCCCTCCCATCAGCTTTTGTTGGTAGGGGTGACGGGCACAAATGGGAAAACCACGACCACCCATCTGATTGACCAGGTGCTTACACACTGTGGAATGAAGACTGGTTTAATCGGTACAATGCACATAAAAGTGGGGGATGAGTTACAAGTAAGTCATAATACGACTCCTGACAGCTTAACGCTCCAACAAACGTTTAAACAGTTTTATGATAAAGGGGTACGAAGTGCAATCATGGAAGTCTCTTCACATGCGTTACATCAGGGCCGGGTTCACGGCTGTGACTATGATATTGCCGTGTTTACAAACCTGACCCAGGATCATCTGGATTATCACAAGTCCATGGACGATTACCGTAATGCAAAAGGCTTATTGTTTTCACAATTAGGGAATACTTATTTTAAGAAATCCCCTAAATACGCCATCATTAATAAAGACGATGAAGCAGCTGATTTTTTTATCCGAGCAACGGCCGCACATGTATTTACATATGGTCTGTCTCCTTCTGCTGACTTCTATGCCAGAGATATTGTCCTGAAAGCAACAGAGTCCGCTTTTACACTTGTTTCACCATTTGGAAAAAAAGAGATGGTATTACACTTAGCGGGGCAATTTAATGTATATAACGCTTTGGCTGCGATTGCAACAGCTAGTGCAGCAGGTATACCCATCGAGGATAGCGTAAGAAGCCTGGAGAGAGCACATGGAGTCAGGGGACGGTTTGAAACAATCTCTGAAGGCCAGCCTTTCTCGGTTATCGTTGATTACGCACACACTCCAGATGGATTGAAAAATGTATTAGAAACCATACAATCGATTACCAAGGGAAAGGTTATTGTGGTGGTCGGGTGTGGAGGAGACCGTGATAAGATTAAGAGGCCTATAATGGCAGAGATTGCCTGTGATTATGGGGACTTTGCCATCTTCACCTCTGATAACCCAAGAACGGAAGATCCTGAAAGTATACTCGAGGATATGGAATCTGGAGTGGTCGGCAAACAGTATCGATTAATAGTTGATCGGAAAGAAGCAATTAAACAGGCTTTAAGTCTTGCAAAAGCTGACGATATTGTCCTGATCGCAGGGAAAGGTCATGAAACTTATCAAATTATAGGAACCAACGTATTCGATTTCGATGACCGTGAAGTGGCCAGACAAATCATAAAGGGGATGTAAGCATGCTCTTTTATGATGATGTAAAGAAACTATTTCCTGAAACATCAGGAATACATCTACCCGGCTTTACGTTTCTAGTAGTTTCAAATTCAACTAGTATGGGAATGGAGAAGGGACTATATGTCCCTTTTGGTGATGAAATAAACCTTTTCGAAAGTATTGATTTGGGAGCAATTGCTTCCCTTTGGCCTAAGAATAAAGAAATACCTTCATTCGTTCCGAACCACTTTCCATTATTTATGGTTGAAGATGTTTATAAAGCTTACATTGACTTACTAGAGGATTACAAACAAAATTACAATCAAGAAAAGTGGGAAATTATGACGAAGTTTATTTTTAACAGCGAATCTGAACGAAATCAAACAACAGACGTATCATCGAACGAATCCGGAAACAGAAAGGGAGGGGAATAATGATGATGGAACAAGTGATCTTTTTTACAATCATTATGGCATTTCTCATAACAGTATTGCTTGCCCCCGTTTTCATCCCTTTCCTGAGAAGATTGAAGTTTGGGCAAAGTATCCGTGATGAAGGCCCTCAGTCTCACCAAAAAAAGACAGGAACACCTACAATGGGTGGAATTGTGTTCCTGGTCTCCATCGTGATTACTACATTTGTAATGACGGGTAAATACTCAGAGCCTGGTCCTGAAACCTATTTAATGATTCTTGTGATGGTCGGTTTTGGGCTATTAGGCTTCCTTGATGACTTTATTAAAGTTGTAATGAAGAGGAAC
Coding sequences:
- a CDS encoding penicillin-binding protein, with amino-acid sequence MKKRPSMNIGAAILFGIFGLLFFVLMVRFVTIQVTGEAEGKVLASQAAKKYIKSHILEAHRGTIFDGKGEVIAEDTSAYTLVAILDPSITSDPKKPKHVTDPRKTAKALAPYLDMEESKIYDRLNQEGPYQVEFGSAGRDLSHQMMLEIKEENIPGITFRKEAKRFYPNGSFAPHLIGFAQKSTADNGDSKTVGKMGVEASFDDVLSGKDGSVEYKSDVWGYLLPNADEHVTSPQDGNDIYLTIDKKVQTFLEEAMNEVQKKYKPKKMFAIVSDPKTGKILAMSQRPTFHPGTREGLLDNWTNFIVEETIEPGSTMKAFSLAAAVNEGKFNPNEAYESGKYYVDNVPNPIRDHNGGEGWGTISYLEGVQRSSNVAFANLLDKIGFKKFEGYLNSFGFGEPTGVGLPHEASGSILYHYPIEKYTTIFGQGTTVTPLQMIQAESAIANDGKMMQPYVISKIVDPNTKKVVEETKPKVAGNPISKESAEKVREYLETTVTSDEGTGTRFAIEGYRVAGKSGTAQIPDPETGRYMYGKEKYLFSFMGMAPADDPQLIVYVGIQQPELEPTEIGSDPVAAVFNPVMQNSLKYLNIKPQEKVSLKKQSLPDTKEMSVEEAKKELEKAGATPVVVGNGSSVIKQLPQAGNTILEGERVVIKTDGDTTIPDMKGWSVRDVFKVANLAGLKINMVGNGYAVSQNIQPGVPVEKGEPLVVNFSTPEEKVQQDEEENTEEPPLN
- a CDS encoding stage V sporulation protein D, encoding MKRVSNVTVRKRLAVALVVGVLIFSIIDIRLGYVQFFKGDWLTSLAKDSWSRNIPFQPERGKIVDRNGVELAGNQSAPTIFVVPRQITDPQGTADKLAAVLNISVESAYKYVTQSANMVLIKEARKISYEKAKEVRDLNIKGVYLGEDSKRYYPYGSYLSHVLGFSGIDNQGLMGLELSYDEELSGDKGYVKFFSDAKGKRMPDMADDFEKPENGLDLKLTIDTKVQTIVERELDIAQATYNPDGIIAIAMNPKNGEILAMSSRPTFDPANFRNVPQEIYNRNLPIWSTYEPGSTFKIITLAAALEENKVDLYKEKFHDPGHVEVAGSTLHCWKRGGHGTQTFLEVVQNSCNPGFVELGERLGKEKLFSYIHDFGFGQKTGIDLQGEGKGILFNIDRVGPVEQATTAFGQGVAVTPIQQVAAVSAAVNGGILYQPYIAKELIDPSTGEVVMRKTPQMKKRVISEETSKQIREALESVVAKGSGKKAFVDGYRVGGKTGTAQKAKDGKYLENNHIVSFMGIAPADDPEIVVYVAVDNPKGTIQFGGVVAAPIGGSIIGDSLEAMGVPKRKGQIEKEMTWTDIPLIETPDLVGLTKKELQQQLVNLNLDVSGSGDKVVSQSPDPGVKIKQGSKVRVYLSE
- a CDS encoding UDP-N-acetylmuramoyl-L-alanyl-D-glutamate--2,6-diaminopimelate ligase, with product MRLHTLLEVLPFFSVEGEGNPDISNIANHHKKVKNGDLFICINGLEVDSHSFAPQAEKNGAAAILAERSIEVNVPVIIVPDTKKAMAILADYFYKQPSHQLLLVGVTGTNGKTTTTHLIDQVLTHCGMKTGLIGTMHIKVGDELQVSHNTTPDSLTLQQTFKQFYDKGVRSAIMEVSSHALHQGRVHGCDYDIAVFTNLTQDHLDYHKSMDDYRNAKGLLFSQLGNTYFKKSPKYAIINKDDEAADFFIRATAAHVFTYGLSPSADFYARDIVLKATESAFTLVSPFGKKEMVLHLAGQFNVYNALAAIATASAAGIPIEDSVRSLERAHGVRGRFETISEGQPFSVIVDYAHTPDGLKNVLETIQSITKGKVIVVVGCGGDRDKIKRPIMAEIACDYGDFAIFTSDNPRTEDPESILEDMESGVVGKQYRLIVDRKEAIKQALSLAKADDIVLIAGKGHETYQIIGTNVFDFDDREVARQIIKGM